GGCTTGACCAGAAGCACGGCAAAGGCGCCCGGCGCGGCCAGTTCAAGGGCGGCGGGCAGCGCCAGTTTCAGCGATATGAAACTCACATCGGAAACGATTGCCGTGATCGTGCGGCCCTCAAGATGGGCGGCCGTCAAGTCGCGGGCGTTGACGCCTTCGAGATTGCTGACACGCGGGTCAGCGACAAGCGTGGGGTGCAACTGGTCATGGCCGACATCGACTGCCACCACATGGGTGGCGCCGGCTTCGAGCAATACCTGGGTAAAGCCGCCGGTTGATGCACCGATGTCCAGCGCATCGCGTCCGGCAGGATCGAAGTCGAACGCTTCCAGCCCGGCTTTCAGTTTCAGGGCCGCGCGCGAAACATAGTCTCGCGCCGGGTCGGAAATCTCGATTGCGGCGGTTGCGCTGACCTGGGTGCCGGGCTTGGTGACGGGGTGGCCGTCGACCACCACAGCGCCACGGGCAATGGCATCGCGCGCACGCGAGCGGCTGTCGTAATGTCCGAGTTGCACCAGCATCTGGTCCAACCGGTCTTTATCGGGCGAAGGGGGGCGAAGATATATTGGACATGACGCCGTCTTGGCCCGTAAGCGGGGTCAGGGCAAGCGCTTTATGGCAAATAGCGCGATTGTCAGTAGCGTATGATGCTGCCTAGCCGGGTGTCACCAGACGCATCGGGAGGCCAGTTGGGCGTGCCGCTGTCGGCCAGACGCTGGCGCAATCTTGGGAAAATGTGGTCCTCGGTGTGAAGATCCAGCGTGCCGCGGATGCTGCCGAGCTTGGGTTGCAGCATGCGGATCGCAGCTTCCTCAATCCGCCGGTCGTAGCGCGGTTGGCCGTCAGCTGCGACCGCGTGTGAAGCCGTTACCAGCGCCAGAACCGGCAACGCCAGAAGCCAGGCGAAAGTATCTATTTTTGGTCTGGGCAGCGTCATTGAAACATCGTCCTGAAGTCCCCGGTCATTGGCCAGAGACTAGCAGAAGGACCTTTCGGAACGCCCAAAAGACGTGGTTACGAGGCTACAAACACCTATGGTTTCAAGAAGGTAACCGGAAGCGTTCGAGCGCCGTGCAGGCTACAGTACGCGCGACGCATCGAGCTTGGCGCGCGAGGTCGACAGCGCACCAAACACGGTGTCGACAATGCCCTTGCGGTCCAGCCCTGCACGCGCATACATCGTCGCCGGTGCGGCGTGATCCATGAAGATGTCGGGCATCACCATGCTTCGTGCTTTCAGCCCGCCATCAAGCAGCCCTTCGGTACTCAGGAACTGCAGCACGTGGCTGCCGAAACCGCCGACCGAGCCTTCCTCGATGGTGATCAGCACTTCATGGTGCTGCGCGAGTTGCCGGATCAGCTCATGATCGAGCGGCTTGGCAAAACGAGCGTCGGCCACAGTGGTCGAAAGTCCGGCCACTTCCAGGTCTTCTGCCGCCAGCAGGCACTCGGCAAGCCGGGTGCCGAACGACAACAGCGCCACCTTGGTGCCTTCGCGCATGATCCGGCCCTTGCCGATCTCGAGAATCTGCCCGCGTTCGGGCATTTCTACGCCAACCCCTTCGCCGCGCGGATAGCGAAACGAGATCGGGCCTTCGTCATAGGCAGCGGCCGTGCGCACCATGTGCTTGAGCTCGGCCTCGTCAGCCGCCGCCATCACCACGAAACCGGGCAGGCAGGCGAGATAGGCGGTGTCGAACGAGCCCGCATGGGTGGCGCCATCGGCGCCCACAAACCCGGCCCGGTCAATCGGGAAGCGGACCGGGAGCCGCTGGATCGCCACATCATGGACCACCTGGTCATAGCCGCGCTGCAGAAAGGTCGAATAGAGCGCGCAGAACGGCTTCATGCCCTCTGTCGCCATGCCGGCGGAAAAGGTCACTGCATGCTGCTCGGCGATACCGACATCGAAGGTGCGTCCGGGAAATGCCTTGGCGAACTTGTCCACCCCGGTGCCCGATGGCATGGCGGCGGTGACAGCCACGATCTTGTCGTCAAGAGCGCCTTCCTGGGTCAGGGTCTCGCCAAAGACGGCGGTGTAGCTCGGCGCATTCGGCTTGGCCTTGGCTTGAGCGCCTGTGATGACATCGAACTTGTTGACGCCGTGATATTTGTCCGCCGCTGCTTCGGCGGGCGCATAACCCTTGCCCTTCTGGGTGACGACATGGATCAGCACCGGCCCGTCGCCATTGTCGCGCACATTGCGCAGCACCGGCAACAGATGCTCGAGATTGTGACCGTCAATCGGTCCGATGTGATAAAACCCCAGCTCCTCGAACATGGTGCCGCCGGTGACATAGCCGCGCGCATGCTCGACGGCGCGGGTGATTGCCCGGTCGATGTTCTTGCCGAGATAGGCCGTCAATTTCTTGCCGGCTTCGCGGAAGCCCATATAGGTGCGCCCCGAGGCCATCCGTGCCAGGTAGGCGCTCATCGCACCGGTCGGCGGCGCGATCGACATGTCATTGTCGTTGAGAATGACGATCAACCGCGCATCCAGCGCACCGGCATTGTTGAGGGCCTCATAGGCCATCCCTGCCGACATCGCGCCATCGCCGATCACCGAGATCACATTGCGTCGCGTGCCGGTCATTTCGCTTGCCACGGCCATGCCCAGCCCGGCGGAAATCGACGTCGACGAGTGTGCCGCGCCAAACGGATCGTAGGGGCTTTCGTCGCGCTTGGTGAAACCCGACAGGCCGTCTTCCTGGCGCAGGGTGCGGATTCGGTCGCGCCGTCCGGTCAGGATCTTGTGCGGGTAGCACTGGTGCCCGACATCGAAAATAAGCCGGTCATGGGGTGTGTCGAACACCTTGTGGATGGCAATCGTCAGTTCGACCACACCAAGGCCTGCGCCCAAATGTCCGCCGGTCCGCGACACCGCGTCGATCATCTCGGCGCGCAATTCCTCCGCCAGTTGCGGCAATTGCTTGTCGTCGATGTTCTTCAGGTCGGATGGTATCCGGACGGTGTCCAGAAGCGGGGTAGCTGGCAGGTTTGTCAAATTATGCCTCACAATCGATCACGCCGTAACCCGGAAAGATTGACGTGTAAACCCGGTCCAACGTCGCAACACCGCAGGGTCAACTTGCCCTGCGCGGGTTGATCCGCAAGGTAGGCCTTACAATGCAGGCGTCAATCGGGCAGCGGGATAAACTCTTCTGCATCCCCCGGGACAATGTCGAAACGGCCGCTGCGCCACTCCGCCTTGGCCTGCTCGATGCGTTCTTTCGACGAGGAAACGAAGTTCCACCAGATATGGCGTTTGGTGGGAATGCTGTCGCCGCCAAACAGCATCATGCGTGCGCCGGACGTGCCGGCAGTTATTGTGATGGCGTCGCCGGGTCGGAACACCAGCAACTGATCCGGGCCAAACCGGTCACCGGCGATTTCGACCTCGCCTTCCAGCAGATACAGCGCCCGTTCCTCCCAATTGGCATCAAACGGTGCCGAGGTCGAGGGCGCCAGTGCCAGATCCACATAGAGCGTGCCGATGTGCTGCGGCACCGGAGAGACCAGCCCGCCAAAATTGCCCATCACCACGCGGCCGTGCACGCCCGCATCGGTGATTTCGGGTAATGCCGCAATGTCGGTATGCGAGAATACCGGATCGGTTTCTTCAAGATGGTCGGGCAGCGCCAGCCAGGTTTGCAGTCCTGACATCGGCATGTCGCCGCCACGCATTTCCTCGGGCGAGCGCTCTGAATGAACAATCCCGCGACCGGCTGTCATCAGGTTCACGTCGCCGGGCTTGATCACCATTTCCGTGCCCAGACTGTCGCGGTGGCGGATCGCGCCGTCAAACAGGTAGGTTACAGTCGACAGTCCGATATGCGGGTGCGGTCGCACGTCCATGAAATCACCGGCGCGGAGAATGGCCGGGCCCATGCGGTCAAAAAAGATGAACGGACCGACCATCCGGCGGCGCGCTGTCGGCAACGCCCGCTTGACCGAAAAACCGCCGATATCGCGCGAGGATGGGATGATCAGATGTTCGATCGCATCACAGGAAAAGGCGTCGCCGGGTTCCGGGTCGCCGCCGGGGAAAAAGCTCATGCCATGCTCCTGTGTCCGCGTTTCTATTTGGTATCGAGCGGCTCGGTCGCGGTCGGCTGGCCCTGCCGGTCGAGGCGGATCTTCTCGATCCGTTTCTCGGCGGCTGACAGCAGCTTTTCGCAATGGGCCTTCAGCGCTTCGCCGCGTTCATAGATCTCGATCGACTTGTCGAGCGCCACGTCGCCGCGTTCGAGCTGCTCGACGATACGTTCGAGTTCGGAGACTGCAGCTTCGAAGCTCATCTCGGAAATGTCGTTGGCTTGGCTCATCGATCAACCTTTTTGCAGGCGCATGACATGGGCGGCCGCCGATTCGGCAAGACCAACCAGATCATACCCGCCTTCGAGCAGGCTGACGACCCGGTCATTGGCGTGACGGCCGGCGATTTCCATCACCTTGCCTGTGGCCCAGTCGAAATCGTTAGCCACCAGGTTGATTTCGGCCAGCGGGTCGCGGTGGTGGGCGTCGAACCCGGCCGAGATGATGATCAGATCCACATGCGCAGCCTCAAGCGCCGGCAGGATCCGGGTGCGGAACGCCTCGTGAAAATGGTCGCTGCCGTCATTGGTCGACAGTGGCGCGTTGAAGATGTTGCCCTTGCCGGTCTCGCCCAGCGCACCGGTGCCCGGATAAAGCGGCATCTGGTGGGTGGAGAAGTAGAACACGCTTTCGTCGTCCCAGAAAATGTCCTGCGTACCGTTACCGTGGTGAACATCCCAATCAACGATCGCCACCCGCTCTGCGCCATGAACCTTTTGCGCGTGCCGCGCAGCGATCGCCGCCTGGTTGAACAGACAGAACCCCATCGAGCGGTCTTTCTCGGCATGGTGTCCCGGCGGGCGCGTGGCGACGAAGGCGTTGTCGGCTTCCTTGGCAAACACTGCATCGACCGCCGCCATTGCCCCGCCAACCGAGATCAGGGCCGCTTCCATTGCCCGCGGGCCTGCCACCGTATCGGCATCGATTTGCGCCATGCCAGATTCGGGGATCGCCGCGCGGACCCGCGCGAGATGTGATTCCGGGTGTGCCAGCAGCACGCTTTCAGCCGCCGCCTCCGGCGCCAGATGGCGTTCGAGCGAGGCAAAATGCTCGTGTTCAAAGACTGCCTCGAGCGCCCTTAACCGGTCCGGACGTTCCGGGTGGCCGGTGGGCACTATGTGTTCGAGGCCGATGGGATTGGAATAATAAAACGTGCTCATCATTTCTATCTAGCGATGAAACCTCGACGATTCCAGTGCCGAGCGCCTTTGCCCCCTGCATCTGTTTGGCTGCAGCGGCAGACGTCCGAGGCCGGCGCCGTGGAGCCTGTGCGCCTGCAAGCCCGCAGAAGTGCCAAATTGACGCGGCTTTTCCCTGCAGCCCCTACGTGCAGATTCGTTGATCTAGATCAAAAGCCGGTATCGGCCCTGTGTTACCCCAAACCATCAGTCGAGCGATCCGATGTCGGATTGATCGCATATCCCGAAGGTTGGCGAGATGCCGCACCAGACAAGCCGCGCAGCACCGGCTCTGCCCCGGCAGTCGGTTTTTGCTGCTGACAATTTGCCAAGGCTCATCGGCAAGATCACGGCGCCACTGCCGCTGTTTCCGATTCAGTCGATCCTGCGGCGGATGGTGCGGGAAGTGGCGCGGCAGCGTCCGGAACTGTTCGAGCGGCTCGGCCCGCACATCCATTCCACCTATGTCATCGATGTTGCCGAGTTGTCATTTGTCCTGCGTTTGCGACCTGATCCGGATGCACCCGGCCTGACCGCACACAGACGCACCGAGCAACTCGACCCTGATGCCACAATTGCCGGCCCGTTTTCGGCCTTGTTTGATGTCATGGACGGCACTGCAGATTCCGACGCGCTGTTTTTCTCCAGAGATATTTCCATCAGCGGCAACACCGAAGCCGCAGTCTGCCTGCGCAGTGCGCTCGATGATCTTGAAGGCTCGATTATCGAGGATCTGGTGCATATGAGCGGGCCACTCTACGCCCCGCTGCGGTTCGCGTTGACGCGGCTGCGCAAGGCAAAACCGGGAGACCAGCCATGACCGAGCCCGCACTGAGCCGCAAACCAGAGCTGGTTTGCCCGGCGGGAACCCCGGCGGCGTTGCGCACCGCGGTCGATGCCGGCGCCGACGCGATCTATTGCGGCCTGGCTAACGAAACCAATGCCAGAAATTTTGCCGGGTTGAATTTTTCCGCCGACTCGCTGGCCCAGTCGATTGTCTATGCCCATGAGCGCAATGCCCAGGTGTTGCTGGCCGTCAACTCGTTCGCCACCGCGCCGCGCACGCAGCTGTGGAAGGATCTCGGTCGATATTGCAGCCGAACTCGGCGCCGATGCGGTCATTGTCGCCGATATCGGCGTGGCGGCTTACGTGGCGGCACGTCATCGGGGTTTGCGGTTGCATCTGTCGGTGCAGGCAGGCGCATCCTCGCCAGAGGCAATCCGATATTATTGCGAGCAGTTTGGCGTCAAGCGGGTGGTGTTGCCGCGGATTCTCACGGTCGCCGAAATCAGCGCCATCCATCGCCAGATCCCGTGCGAGATCGAGGCCTTCGTGTTCGGCAATATCGGCATGATGTCGGAAGGGCGCTGCAGCCTGACCAACTATGCCACTGGCGTGTCCACCAACATGCATGGCGTTTGTTCGCCGGCCAGCGCGGTGCAATATGTTAGCCAGCCCGATGGCGGCACATCGGCGGAACTGGGGCCGTTCGACATTGATTGCTATTCGGCCGAACAAAGCACCGGCTACCCGACAATCTGCAAGGGCCGCTATACCAATGCCGACCGGCCGGAGCCTTATTACGCGTTCGAGGAACCGATTACCCTCAACCTGTCCTCGTTGCTGCCCGATCTGATGAATGCCGGCGTTACCGCCCTGAAGATAGAGGGCAGGCAGCGCTCGCGCTCCTATGTGCAGATGGTGGTATCGGCCTTCCGCCGTGCAGTTGACGACATATCCACAGGCCAGAGACCGGATCTGAGTGGTCTCGCGCAATTGTCCGAAGGCGGCAAGGAGACCCAGGGCGCCTTCAAGACCAAGAAGTGGAGATGACGGTGACCGCAAACCTGACCATGGGACCGGTGCTGTTTCACTGGCCCGAACAGCAAAAACGAGATTTCTGGTTCCGGATCGCCGACGAGGCGCCTGTCGATGTTGCCTATCTGGGCGAAGTCGTGTGCTCGAAGCGCACGCCGTTTTTTGATCACAGCCTCGAAGCTGTTGCCGAGCGACTGCAGCGCGGCGGCAAGCGGGTGGTCTGGTCAACGCTGGTAGAGGTCGTCAACAAGCTTGACCGCAAGGTCATCGAATCTTTCTGCGGTTTTGACGAAGTCGAGGCCAATGACGTCTCGGCGCTGCACTATCTGACAGGCAGGCCGCACCGGATCGGCCAGTATCTCAACATCTACAACGAGGAGACGGTGCGCCATTTGTCCAACAACGGCGCCACCCATTTCTGCCTGCCGGTGGAATTGCCGATGCCGGCGGTGGCGGAACTGGCGAAAGCGGCTGGTGAAACCGGCGCAGGCGTCGAGGTGCAGGTGTTTGGCAAAGTATCATTGGCGCTGTCGGCGCGCTGCTACCACGCCCGTGCCCATAACCGCACCAAGGACAATTGCCAATTTGTCTGCGAAAAAGACCCTGACGGCATGGATCTGAAAACCCACTCCGGCAAACCGTTCCTGTCAGTCAACGGTATTCAGACCCTGTCGGAAAAATACCTGACCCTGTCCTCCGAATTGCCGGCGCTGGAAGAGGCAGGTGTGACGGCCTTCAGGCTGTCGCCCCACAGCTGCGACATGGTCCAGGTAGCATCAGCCTATCGGCAACTGCTCGATGGCGAGATCAGCGCCAGCGAACTCGATGCCATTCTCGACCAGACGAGCGTTCCCGCGCAGCGGATGAACGGGTTTGTGCACGGCAAGCCCGGGTTTCAATACGTGGCCAACCAGTCCTGAGGGCACGCATTTCGCCGGGGCCGCGCTGCCAGTCATGGAAGGTTCCGGGAGCAGGGGCAGGAAAGTGCGGCTTATTGCTTGAACAAACAGCGAACATGTGTACCCTCTACGCATGGTCATTGAACTATCGAACAGAGCGGCGCGGCGGATCTTTCTCGCCAAACAGGGGCTTTCAGCCCAGCCGTCACGGGCATTGTCCAAGCCCGATCTGCTGCAAATGATCCATGATCTCGGTTTCGTGCAGGTCGACAGCATCGCCACTGTCGAGCGCGCCCATCAGCAGATCATCTTCTCGCGCAACCAGACTTACAAACGCGATCACCTGCGCCAATTGCTGGAAGAGGACCGGGCGCTGTTCGAGCACTGGACCCACGATGCCTCGATTGTTCCTACTGCGTTTTATCCCTATTGGAAGCACCGCTTTGCCCGCAAGGAACAGCGGATGCGCGAGCGCTGGGCGAAATGGCACGGCAAAGGCTTCGACAAGTCATTTGATGAAACCTATCAACGCATTGTCGAAAACGGTGCTGTGCTGGCCCGCGAGGTCAGGCAGACCGGTCACAAATCCGGCGGCTGGTGGGAGTGGCATCCATCGAAGACCGCGCTGGAATTCCTCTGGCAAACAGGAAAGCTTGCGATTCGTGGCCGGGAGAATTTCCAGAAGATCTATGACCTGAGCGAACGGGTGATCCCGGATCATCACCGCGAGAGCGAGGTTACGCATGCAGCCTTCGTTGACTGGGCCTGTCGCGCCGCACTCGAGCGGCTCGGCTTTGCCACCCATGGCGAGATCTCGGCGTTTTGGGACCTGGTTTCGCCGGAGGAGGCCAAGGGCTGGGTTGCGGCAAACCGCGATACGCTCGACGATGTCGAAATCGAGTGCGTCGGCGGCGGCAAGGCGCGCGCTTGCTACGCATTCTCTCATCTGTCGGCAAATGCCGACGACTGGCCTGAACCACCCGCCCGCATCCGCGTACTCAGCCCTTTCGATCCGCTGCTGCGCGGCCGCGACAGGGCCGAGCGCTTGTTCGGCTTTCGCTACCGCATCGAGGTGTTCGTCCCCGCAGCCAAGCGCGAATTTGGCTACTACGTATTCCCGCTGCTTGAAGGCGACAGGCTGATCGGCCGCATCGACATGAAGGCCGACCGCAAGACGGGCACGCTCAATGTCACTCGGCTGTGGCTGGAACCGAAAATCCGCGCCTCAGCGGGCCGCATGGCCCGGCTCGATGCCGAACTCGCCCGCGTTGCCCGTTTCGCCGGTGTCAGCGACATTGTCTATGCGGAAGGCTGGAATCGGCCATCGTGAATTTGCTCGGCGCTCAAATTGCTTCCATTTCAAGGTGAACCGCTCTAATCCGGGTGGTCAGAAATCGAATGCGAGACAATTCCATGAGCAGGCCTGTCATCGGCGTCATCGGCAATACCTACAGTGTGGAAAACAGGTTTTCTGTTCAGATGGCCGGGGAGAACAACCTACAGGCCGTCGCCGATGTCGCGGACGCCTTGCCGCTGATTTTCGCTGGCGATCCACAAATGACGGACATATCGGACTTGCTGGACGTGGTGGATGGCATACTGCTGACTGGAGCCAGGGCAAATGTCCACCCAAGCCGGTTTGGCGCCGAACCCGATCCCCGGCATGAGCCCTATGATGAGGGGCGGGATTCAATTGCCCTGCCGCTGATCGAGGCTTGCGTCGAACGAGCTGTCCCGCTGTTCGGGATATGCCGCGGCTTTCAGGAAATGAACGTCGCAGGCGGCGGCTCGCTGCATCCGGAAATCCGCGAATTGCCGGGACGGATTAACCACCGCATGCCG
This DNA window, taken from Hoeflea algicola, encodes the following:
- a CDS encoding histone deacetylase family protein — translated: MSTFYYSNPIGLEHIVPTGHPERPDRLRALEAVFEHEHFASLERHLAPEAAAESVLLAHPESHLARVRAAIPESGMAQIDADTVAGPRAMEAALISVGGAMAAVDAVFAKEADNAFVATRPPGHHAEKDRSMGFCLFNQAAIAARHAQKVHGAERVAIVDWDVHHGNGTQDIFWDDESVFYFSTHQMPLYPGTGALGETGKGNIFNAPLSTNDGSDHFHEAFRTRILPALEAAHVDLIIISAGFDAHHRDPLAEINLVANDFDWATGKVMEIAGRHANDRVVSLLEGGYDLVGLAESAAAHVMRLQKG
- a CDS encoding U32 family peptidase, encoding MSAMPRCCWPSTRSPPRRARSCGRISVDIAAELGADAVIVADIGVAAYVAARHRGLRLHLSVQAGASSPEAIRYYCEQFGVKRVVLPRILTVAEISAIHRQIPCEIEAFVFGNIGMMSEGRCSLTNYATGVSTNMHGVCSPASAVQYVSQPDGGTSAELGPFDIDCYSAEQSTGYPTICKGRYTNADRPEPYYAFEEPITLNLSSLLPDLMNAGVTALKIEGRQRSRSYVQMVVSAFRRAVDDISTGQRPDLSGLAQLSEGGKETQGAFKTKKWR
- the dxs gene encoding 1-deoxy-D-xylulose-5-phosphate synthase, with protein sequence MTNLPATPLLDTVRIPSDLKNIDDKQLPQLAEELRAEMIDAVSRTGGHLGAGLGVVELTIAIHKVFDTPHDRLIFDVGHQCYPHKILTGRRDRIRTLRQEDGLSGFTKRDESPYDPFGAAHSSTSISAGLGMAVASEMTGTRRNVISVIGDGAMSAGMAYEALNNAGALDARLIVILNDNDMSIAPPTGAMSAYLARMASGRTYMGFREAGKKLTAYLGKNIDRAITRAVEHARGYVTGGTMFEELGFYHIGPIDGHNLEHLLPVLRNVRDNGDGPVLIHVVTQKGKGYAPAEAAADKYHGVNKFDVITGAQAKAKPNAPSYTAVFGETLTQEGALDDKIVAVTAAMPSGTGVDKFAKAFPGRTFDVGIAEQHAVTFSAGMATEGMKPFCALYSTFLQRGYDQVVHDVAIQRLPVRFPIDRAGFVGADGATHAGSFDTAYLACLPGFVVMAAADEAELKHMVRTAAAYDEGPISFRYPRGEGVGVEMPERGQILEIGKGRIMREGTKVALLSFGTRLAECLLAAEDLEVAGLSTTVADARFAKPLDHELIRQLAQHHEVLITIEEGSVGGFGSHVLQFLSTEGLLDGGLKARSMVMPDIFMDHAAPATMYARAGLDRKGIVDTVFGALSTSRAKLDASRVL
- a CDS encoding pirin family protein; protein product: MSFFPGGDPEPGDAFSCDAIEHLIIPSSRDIGGFSVKRALPTARRRMVGPFIFFDRMGPAILRAGDFMDVRPHPHIGLSTVTYLFDGAIRHRDSLGTEMVIKPGDVNLMTAGRGIVHSERSPEEMRGGDMPMSGLQTWLALPDHLEETDPVFSHTDIAALPEITDAGVHGRVVMGNFGGLVSPVPQHIGTLYVDLALAPSTSAPFDANWEERALYLLEGEVEIAGDRFGPDQLLVFRPGDAITITAGTSGARMMLFGGDSIPTKRHIWWNFVSSSKERIEQAKAEWRSGRFDIVPGDAEEFIPLPD
- a CDS encoding gamma-glutamyl-gamma-aminobutyrate hydrolase family protein, which produces MSRPVIGVIGNTYSVENRFSVQMAGENNLQAVADVADALPLIFAGDPQMTDISDLLDVVDGILLTGARANVHPSRFGAEPDPRHEPYDEGRDSIALPLIEACVERAVPLFGICRGFQEMNVAGGGSLHPEIRELPGRINHRMPRLETGEIHPDPTVVFADRHNVRLIPDGVFARILGSDLVRVNSLHGQGVLELGDKIIAEGVAEDGTIEAIRFKDADGFALGVQWHAEYDPQKNPVNRSLFQAFGEAVKAYKRSR
- the ubiT gene encoding ubiquinone anaerobic biosynthesis accessory factor UbiT, translated to MPHQTSRAAPALPRQSVFAADNLPRLIGKITAPLPLFPIQSILRRMVREVARQRPELFERLGPHIHSTYVIDVAELSFVLRLRPDPDAPGLTAHRRTEQLDPDATIAGPFSALFDVMDGTADSDALFFSRDISISGNTEAAVCLRSALDDLEGSIIEDLVHMSGPLYAPLRFALTRLRKAKPGDQP
- a CDS encoding winged helix-turn-helix domain-containing protein; this encodes MVIELSNRAARRIFLAKQGLSAQPSRALSKPDLLQMIHDLGFVQVDSIATVERAHQQIIFSRNQTYKRDHLRQLLEEDRALFEHWTHDASIVPTAFYPYWKHRFARKEQRMRERWAKWHGKGFDKSFDETYQRIVENGAVLAREVRQTGHKSGGWWEWHPSKTALEFLWQTGKLAIRGRENFQKIYDLSERVIPDHHRESEVTHAAFVDWACRAALERLGFATHGEISAFWDLVSPEEAKGWVAANRDTLDDVEIECVGGGKARACYAFSHLSANADDWPEPPARIRVLSPFDPLLRGRDRAERLFGFRYRIEVFVPAAKREFGYYVFPLLEGDRLIGRIDMKADRKTGTLNVTRLWLEPKIRASAGRMARLDAELARVARFAGVSDIVYAEGWNRPS
- a CDS encoding exodeoxyribonuclease VII small subunit; this encodes MSQANDISEMSFEAAVSELERIVEQLERGDVALDKSIEIYERGEALKAHCEKLLSAAEKRIEKIRLDRQGQPTATEPLDTK
- the ubiV gene encoding ubiquinone anaerobic biosynthesis protein UbiV, producing MTVTANLTMGPVLFHWPEQQKRDFWFRIADEAPVDVAYLGEVVCSKRTPFFDHSLEAVAERLQRGGKRVVWSTLVEVVNKLDRKVIESFCGFDEVEANDVSALHYLTGRPHRIGQYLNIYNEETVRHLSNNGATHFCLPVELPMPAVAELAKAAGETGAGVEVQVFGKVSLALSARCYHARAHNRTKDNCQFVCEKDPDGMDLKTHSGKPFLSVNGIQTLSEKYLTLSSELPALEEAGVTAFRLSPHSCDMVQVASAYRQLLDGEISASELDAILDQTSVPAQRMNGFVHGKPGFQYVANQS